A window from Chitinophaga filiformis encodes these proteins:
- a CDS encoding DinB family protein: protein MAKAYRQGAKGALLDEYEKAITELQQVIADISDNDLVTVVDTVTTDENCRSVQTILSHVVSSAYSYAIYILHYYGYQTVRPEKTFRTTVQAYTSDLREAFQFTETVFRDIKDSELEEFSQEKKIAARWGQVYDIEQMMEHAIVHILRHRRQIEKYKDIIRNTQLH from the coding sequence ATGGCTAAAGCATACAGACAAGGAGCAAAAGGTGCGCTACTGGACGAATATGAAAAGGCGATCACTGAATTACAACAGGTCATTGCAGATATTTCAGACAATGACCTGGTCACTGTTGTGGATACAGTCACCACCGATGAGAATTGCCGTTCAGTGCAGACGATACTCTCGCATGTGGTTAGTTCCGCTTACAGTTATGCCATCTACATTCTGCATTATTATGGCTACCAGACGGTGCGGCCGGAGAAGACCTTTCGTACTACCGTGCAGGCATACACCAGTGATCTGAGAGAAGCTTTTCAGTTTACAGAAACAGTATTCCGGGATATAAAGGATAGTGAACTGGAAGAATTCAGCCAGGAAAAGAAAATTGCCGCCCGTTGGGGACAGGTGTATGACATAGAGCAGATGATGGAGCATGCCATTGTACACATCCTGCGCCACAGGCGGCAGATTGAGAAGTATAAAGATATCATTCGCAACACACAGCTTCACTAG